The proteins below are encoded in one region of Archocentrus centrarchus isolate MPI-CPG fArcCen1 chromosome 13, fArcCen1, whole genome shotgun sequence:
- the LOC115790386 gene encoding olfactory receptor 11A1-like — translation MLNILFIIFDKQLHKPMYLLICNLAVVDILYTSSATPTMIGVLLAGVALSPEERQGLLIGNILGPSLVNPFVYCLRTKEIKNKLLKIRHASLRQYY, via the exons ATGTTAAATATCCTCTTCATTATTTTTGACAAGCAGTTACATAAACCCATGTATCTTCTCATTTGTAACCTTGCTGTAGTTGATATACTGTATACCTCTAGTGCCACTCCAACAATGATTGGGGTTCTACTTGCTG GTGTGGCATTGTCTCCAGAGGAACGTCAGGGTTTACTGATAGGGAACATCCTCGGTCCATCTCTCGTGAATCCTTTTGTGTACTGTCTTAGgacaaaagaaattaaaaataagctCCTTAAGAT